ACCGGGGAACGACCAGGTCGGCGAGTTCCTGGGCGGTGCGGTCGAGGTCCAGGCTGGTGCCGATCGAGACGGCCGCCTCGTCGAGCACCGCCAGCCGCTGCCGCGCCCAGTGCTGCTCACTGCTGTCGAACGCGGCCATCCCGACCGCGCACACCTCGCCCGAGGCGTCCCGGACGGGCCACAGCTCCAGGTTCCAGGCGTGCTCGCGGATACCGGAGGGTGCCCGCGTGAAGCTCTCGTAGTGCGTGGGCTTGCCCGTCTCGGCCACGTCCCGCAGGGCCGCCAGCATGCCGAGCTGCTCGACGTCCGCCGGTACGCCGTACGGGAAGACCTGGCCGAGCAGTACGTCCTCCTCGACGCCCATCACCTGGCAGGCCACGTCGTTGAGCCGCCGGTAGCGCTGCTCGATGTCGAAGACGGACATCGAGAAGGCCGCCTGCCGAAACGCCTGTTCCACCAGGTCAGGTCCGTCGGGATGGTCGTCGTCAGCGCGCTCGGAGGCCATGGATTCAGTGTCCTCCCCCACCCGGACGGCAACAACCGAACACGTCCGAACGCGCACGCGGAGTTCGTGTACGCCATTCGCGGAGGAGGCTCGACCGAGGTGGACGGGTGGAGAGGTACAGGGGCTTCAGGAGTTCAGTGGGCCCAGTCGCCCCGGACATGGCCGAGGTGCCGGGTCATCACGGTCCGTACGCGCTCCGCGTCCCGGGCGAGGAGCGCGTCGAGGATCTCCAGGTGCTCCTCGGCGGTCGACTTCAGCAGACCGCGTTCGGCCAGTGCGGTGAGCCCGTACAGCCGGGACCGTTTGCGCAGGTCGCCGACGACCTCGACCAGGTGCTGGTTGCCGGCCAGGGCGAGCAGGCCGAGGTGGAAGCGGCGGTCGGCCTCGACATGCGCGATGAGATCGCCGCTGTCCGCCGCGGCGACGCTTTCCACCGCGTACGTGCGCAGCGCCTCCAGCGCGACCGGATCGGCGGTCGCGGCGAGGCCCACGGTGGTCGGGATCTCGATCAGCGACCGGATGTGGGTGTACTCGTCGAGCTGCCCCTCGGAGACCGTGGTGACCCGGAAACCCTTGTTGGGCACGGGGTCGACCATGCCCTCCTTCACCAGGTCGAGCATGGCCTCGCGCACCGGGGTCGCCGAGACGCCGAAACGGGCGGCGAGCGAGGGCGCCGAGTAGACCTCGCCGGGCCGCAGTTCACCGGCGACGAGCGCGGCCCGCAGCGCGTCGGCGACGCTCGCCCGGTAACTGGGCCGCGGCCCGCCGATGCTGGGCAGGGCGGGGCCGGTGCGCTCGGCGGCCATGGGTTCTCCTGGTGGATCTGATGGATCTCGGGTCGGGCGGTGTCAGAGTACGAAGCCCGCCGGGAACGGGTCGTCGGGGTCCAGCAAATACTGGGCGGTGCCCGTGATCCAGGCGCGGCCGGTGATCGTGGGCACCACGGCGGGACGTCCGGCGACCTCCGTGCTCTCGACGAGCCGCCCGGTGAACGACGTACCGATGAAGGACTCGTTCAAGAAGTCCTGGTGCAGCGGGAGTTCACCGCGCGCGTGCAGCTGTGCCATCCGGGCGGAGGTGCCGGTGCCGCAGGGCGAGCGGTCGAACCAGCCGGGGTGGATGGCCATCGCGTGCCGGGAGCGGTTCGCGTTCGAGCCGGGGGCCGCCAGATAGACGTGGTGGACGCCGTTGATGGTCGGGTTCTCCGGGTGTACGGGGGGACTGTCGGCGTTGATCGCGTCCATCAGGGCGAGTCCGGCGGCGAGGATGTCGTCCTTGCGCTCACGTTCGAAGGGCAGGCCGAACTCGTCGAGGGGCAGGATGGCGTAGAAGTTGCCTCCGAAGGCGAGGTCGTACGTCACCGTGCGGCCGTCGGCGAGGGTCGCCTTGCGGTCCAGGTCCACCGCGAACGAGGGCACGTTGCGGATCGTGACCGCCTTCGCCGCGCCGTCCTCCACCGCCACCTCGGCGACGACGAGCCCGGCCGGGGTGTCGAGGCGGATGGTGGTGACCGGCTCGACGACGGGAACCATGCCGGTCTCGACGAGCACGGTCGCCACGCCGATCGTGCCGTGCCCGCACATCGGCAGATAGCCGGAGACCTCGATGTAGACGACGCCGTAGTCGCAGTCGGGCCGGGTCGGTGGCTGGAGGACCGCCCCGCTCATGGCGGGGTGCCCGCGCGGCTCGTTCATCAGGAAGTTCCGTACGTCGTCCCGGTGTTCGCGGAACCACAGCCGGCGTTCGTTCATCGTGTCGCCGGGGATCGTGCCGATTCCGCCGGTGACGACCCGGGTCGGCATGCCCTCGGTGTGCGAGTCGACGGCGTGCAGGACGAGCTTGCTGCGCATGATCGCGATCCTCTCAGGTCAACTCGGGCCGACGTGCCGTCGGCTCAGGTCGGCGGGCTGTCGGCTCAGGTCGGCGGGCTGTCGGCTCAGGCGAGGCCGAGGGCGACGGCCTTCTCGGTGGCCTCGCGGACCGCCTTCTCCTGGTCCGGCAGCAGCGGCATGCGCGGCGGGCGGACGGGACCGCCGTGCCGGCCGACGATGTCCATCGAGAGCTTGATGGCCTGCACGAACTCGACCTTGGAGTCCCAGCGGTGGAGTGCGTGCAGTTGCCGGTAGAGCGGCAGGGCGGTGGCCAGGTCGCCCGCCACGGCGGCGCGGTACAGCTCGACGGTCGCCCTGGGCAGGGCGTTGGGGTAACCGGCGACCCAGCCCACCGCCCCGGCCGTGGCCAGCTCCAGCAGGACGTCGTCGGCGCCGATCAACACGTCGAGTTCCGGGGCGAGTTCCTGGATCTGGTAGATGCGCCGGGTGTCCCCGGAGAACTCCTTCACGCCCTTGATGTGTCCGGCCGCGTGCAGCTCGGCGAGCAGTTCGGGGGTGAGGTCGATCTTGGTGTCGATCGGGTTGTTGTACGCCACGATGTCGATACCGGCCTCGGCGACGGCGGCGTAGTGCGCGAGCACCGAACGCTCGTCGCCGCGGTAGGCGTTGGGCGGCAGCAGCATGACGGCCGCGCAGCCGGCGTCCTTGGCCTGTGCGGCCCAGCGGGCGGACTCGGCGGAGCCGTAGGCGGCCACACCCGGCATGACCCGGTCCCCGCCGATCGCGGCGACGGCGGTCTCGACGACCTTCACCCGCTCCTCGGCGGTGAGCACCTGGTACTCACCGAGGGAGCCGTTCGGTACGACACCGTCGCAGCCGTTCTCGACGAGCCACCGGCAATGGTCCGCGTAGGCCTCGTAGTTGACGCTCAGATCGTCGTTCAACGGCAGCGCGGTGGCGACGAGGACGCCTCGCCAGACAGGGGCGGGGGTGCTACTCATGAGGGACCTCAACTTTCGGAATCGGGGGTAGGGAGAAGCGCCCTGAAGGGGCGCGGGGAACTGCGCGACCAGCCACAACGGCCCCGCAGACAACACACGGTCATGAGCGCTCGGGCTCCTTCGCCAACACACCCAACGGCACCGGCCGAGCGAACGGCCGCTTCGCCAGGCCCACCGGACACCCGGCGACCCCGGCGACGCCAGGCGCGCAGACCCGCCCCTGACACCAGCCCATCCCGGCCCGGGTGAGGAGCTTGACGGTCCGCAGATCGGTCGCGCCCAACTCCTCCACCGCCTCACGGACTTCCGCTGCCGTGACCTCCTC
The DNA window shown above is from Streptomyces sp. NBC_01451 and carries:
- a CDS encoding GntR family transcriptional regulator, giving the protein MAAERTGPALPSIGGPRPSYRASVADALRAALVAGELRPGEVYSAPSLAARFGVSATPVREAMLDLVKEGMVDPVPNKGFRVTTVSEGQLDEYTHIRSLIEIPTTVGLAATADPVALEALRTYAVESVAAADSGDLIAHVEADRRFHLGLLALAGNQHLVEVVGDLRKRSRLYGLTALAERGLLKSTAEEHLEILDALLARDAERVRTVMTRHLGHVRGDWAH
- a CDS encoding proline racemase family protein, which translates into the protein MRSKLVLHAVDSHTEGMPTRVVTGGIGTIPGDTMNERRLWFREHRDDVRNFLMNEPRGHPAMSGAVLQPPTRPDCDYGVVYIEVSGYLPMCGHGTIGVATVLVETGMVPVVEPVTTIRLDTPAGLVVAEVAVEDGAAKAVTIRNVPSFAVDLDRKATLADGRTVTYDLAFGGNFYAILPLDEFGLPFERERKDDILAAGLALMDAINADSPPVHPENPTINGVHHVYLAAPGSNANRSRHAMAIHPGWFDRSPCGTGTSARMAQLHARGELPLHQDFLNESFIGTSFTGRLVESTEVAGRPAVVPTITGRAWITGTAQYLLDPDDPFPAGFVL
- a CDS encoding dihydrodipicolinate synthase family protein — encoded protein: MSSTPAPVWRGVLVATALPLNDDLSVNYEAYADHCRWLVENGCDGVVPNGSLGEYQVLTAEERVKVVETAVAAIGGDRVMPGVAAYGSAESARWAAQAKDAGCAAVMLLPPNAYRGDERSVLAHYAAVAEAGIDIVAYNNPIDTKIDLTPELLAELHAAGHIKGVKEFSGDTRRIYQIQELAPELDVLIGADDVLLELATAGAVGWVAGYPNALPRATVELYRAAVAGDLATALPLYRQLHALHRWDSKVEFVQAIKLSMDIVGRHGGPVRPPRMPLLPDQEKAVREATEKAVALGLA